From Microplitis mediator isolate UGA2020A chromosome 11, iyMicMedi2.1, whole genome shotgun sequence, one genomic window encodes:
- the LOC130677561 gene encoding attractin-like protein 1 isoform X1 produces the protein MAEVMQMFLFLYKSKYRRKNISRYDNNSKLVSGIPCMFLWIVLLWVAVLWSTATASSSSSSSSSSSESTCDSNNCVNGNCVNGTCVCHDGWQGSACQYCSGKIRLTAPSGSIHDGAGNYTTDVKCSWLIESSKNSSIRMHIEEFATECGWDHLYIYDGDSVEAPLLGVFTGLMHKDGYHIRRVPEVIARSGSVFLHFYSDVAYNMSGFNITYKTNACPSRYSYIDCSGHGVCIEGVCTCDATWTGEACDSPVCPKNCSQHHNQGECDRERHQCICMPGFKGSDCSQRVERGYWETISYNDFSPEGSASHCSVVWRDSLYVVGGESFYKSKMIYVYDLNGNVWETPHIEGIRPLPRYAHSCVLFGDKIYMYGGVIENSTVTNELWAFDVSAKVWENVKVRHNCNNKTMCGPLKVAGHTANLIHSYDKSEKMVVIFGHSPQYGYLNIVQEYYFGTREWKIVETMGFPVKGGYGHSAAYDPLTNLIYVYGGYVSESQSTQSLTNRIYSYHPNYRVWRLLTSAPSARFFHTGVFINGGLMLVFGGNTHNDTIHSHGALCYSADTIAYDVTCDAWHHFPMPPEMSNLPRYGHTATVFEKSMYIYGGFDGQMLSDMLKYTPGSCVHLAPQTQSSCLISRTGTKCIWDKQRSECLQITDVSRDVLRNDDIHDGRYMQCIDDTQPRGMTSHKELCKLLTDCTACVQTSYNCVWCGKSCVYEMCRRTANAPPLAGITTLEECDAHTGVECLQLHTCHACSNNLNCIWSWSNGPDRCKPITKIRDINIMNGTIQAQAQRLSLDTCRSPCVEYTSCRNCTESDCIWCQNEHKCVDKNAYPASFPYGQCREWTTSDSRCRATETGREWCSFYSSCLSCRSDPGCGWCDDGSNTGKGKCIAGGARGPKTSNTDDTCPFDRWFFTKCPTCQCNGHSTCYPNTTECIKPCGNLTRGAHCDKCMTGYYGSPLNGATCQPCSCNDQGTECTSETGKCFCTTKGIVGDHCERCDVSSLYNGDPTKGSCFYDLVIDYQFTFNLSKKEDRHYRAINFKNSPSKPDVDAEFSITCSVLAKMNITIKKGNSPEKPLLLGANCTTYKHRFSKADYNFGNEDNNTQTTFYVYVYDFQPPLWIQISFSQYSKLNLQQFFITFSTDYMTPHRCFLALLLVAAVLWKIKQKYDMYRRRQRLLVEMEQMASRAFSQVLVEIERRDVLSDTERNDLDACNGQKKKKDAPSPIALEPCNGNRAAVLSLLVRLPTGGEAYTPSGQSAGLAVASALVTLGSPRRPSQELSTKEPKKTRKSASQHPDSTCI, from the exons ATGGCAGAAGTCATGCAGATGTTTCTATTTCTATACAAATCTAAATATcgtcgaaaaaatatatcaagatatgataataatagtaaactGGTGTCTGGTATACCGTGTATGTTTTTATGGATAGTTTTATTGTGGGTCGCAGTGCTATGGAGTACAGCGACAGCATCAtcgtcttcttcttcatcCTCATCGTCATCAGAATCGACATGCGATTCAAACAATTGTGTCAACGGTAATTGTGTCAATGGTACCTGTGTATGTCACGATGGCTGGCAGGGATCCGCATGTCAGTACTGCAGTGGAAAAATCAG actgACAGCACCATCAGGAAGCATCCATGATGGAGCAGGGAATTACACGACAGATGTTAAGTGCTCGTGGTTGATAGAGAGCAGCAAAAATTCATCAATACGAATGCATATTGAAGAATTTGCAACAGAATGTGGATGGGATCATTTGTACATATATGATGGTGATAGCGTTGAGGCACCGCTACTTGGCGTATTTACCGGATTGATGCACAAGGATGGCTACCACATCCGGCGAGTTCCGGAAGTAATAGCACGATCTGGCAGCGTCTTCCTACATTTTTACTCAGACGTAGCTTATAATATGAGCGGATTTAATATTACGTATAAAACAAATGCTTGTCCTAGCag GTATTCGTATATAGATTGCTCTGGGCACGGTGTTTGTATTGAAGGAGTTTGTACTTGTGACGCAACGTGGACTGGCGAGGCCTGTGATTCCCCAGTTTGTCCTAAAAATTGTTCTCAGCATCATAATCAAGGTGAATGTGACCGGGAAAGACATCAATGTATTTGTATGCCAGGATTTAAag gttCAGACTGTAGCCAAAGAGTGGAACGTGGTTACTGGGAAACAATATCATACAATGACTTTTCACCTGAAGGCTCAGCAAGTCACTGCTCAGTGGTCTGGCGTGACTCATTGTACGTCGTCGGTGGTGAAAGCTTTTATAAATCCAAGATGATATACGTTTATGATTTAAATGGTAATGTTTGGGAGACACCACACATTGAAGGTATACGTCCATTACCGAGATACGCGCACTCATGTGTGTTATTtggtgataaaatttatatgtatggTGGTGTCATTGAAAACTCAACTGTAACAAATGAACTCTGGGCGTTTGATGTATCCGCAAAGGTATGGGAAAATGTTAAAGTGAGGCATAATTGCAACAACAAAACAATGTGCGGGCCATTGAAAGTTGCTGGTCATACTGCTAACCTTATTCACAGTTATGATAAGAGCGAAAAAATGGTCGTTATATTTGGTCACTCACCGCAGTACGGTTATCTAAACATTGTTCAAGAATATTACTTTGGTACACGGGAATGGAAAATAGTCGAGACAATGGGATTTCCTGTAAAAGGTGGATATGGGCATAGCGCAGCTTACGATCCCCTTACAAATCTCATTTATGTTTACGGAGGATATGTTTCGGAATCACAGAGCACACAAAGTTTGACCAATCGAATATATTCATATCATCCAAATTATCGTGTGTGGCGTCTTCTTACATCAGCACCATCCGCACGTTTTTTTCATACAGGTGTTTTTATAAATGGAGGATTGATGCTTGTATTTGGTGGCAATACTCACAATGATACGATACACTCACACGGAGCTTTATGTTATTCTGCTGATACAATAGCTTATGATGTTACGTGCGACGCATGGCATCACTTCCCAATGCCACCAGAAATGTCTAATCTACCGAGATACGGACACACTGCTACtgtatttgaaaaatcaatgTACATATACGGCGGTTTTGATGGTCAAATGCTGTCAGATATGTTGAAATATACACCCGGAAGTTGTGTACACTTGGCGCCTCAGACACAGAGTTCGTGTCTTATCTCAAGGACGGGTACTAAATGTATTTGGGATAAACAGAGAAGTGAATGCTTACAGATAACCGATGTATCACGTGATGTACTAAGGAATGATGACATTCATGATGGCAGATATATGCAGTGTATTGATGATACTCAGCCACGGGGAATGACATCACATAAAGAATTGTGTAAATTACTGACAGATTGCACAGCATGCGTACAGACTTCGTATAATTGCGTATGGTGTGGAAAAAGTTGTGTTTACGAAATGTGCAGACGTACTGCAAATGCACCGCCGCTTGCGGGTATAACGACTTTAGAGGAGTGTGACGCTCATACTGGGGTCGAATGTTTGCAGTTACACACGTGTCATGCATGCTCCAATAATCTTAATTGTATTTGGTCATGGTCCAATGGTCCAGATCGTTGTAAACCAATAACTAAAATacgtgatataaatataatgaatggAACAATACAGGCACAGGCGCAACGTTTGTCGTTGGATACTTGTAGAAGTCCTTGTGTTGAGTATACTTCTTGTAGAAATTGCACTGAATCAGATTGTATTTGGTGTCAAAATGAGCACAAGTGTGTCGATAAAAATGCTTACCCGGCAAGTTTTCCGTACGGTCAATGTCGAGAATGGACAACGAGTGACTCGAGATGCAGAGCTACCGAGACAGGACGTGAGTGGTGTAGCTTTTATTCATCGTGTCTGAGTTGCCGGTCTGATCCTGGCTGCGGATGGTGCGATGATGGATCGAATACGGGCAAAGGCAAGTGCATAGCTGGTGGCGCACGTGGTCCCAAAACGTCAAATACTGATGACACGTGTCCGTTTGACCGGTGGTTCTTTACCAAGTGCCCAACTTGCCAGTGCAATGGTCACAGTACATGCTATCCAAATACCACAGAGTGTATTAAGCCCTGTGGGAATTTAACTCGAGGAGCACATTGTGATAAATGTATGACTGGTTACTACGGAAGTCCGCTCAATGGCGCAACTTGCCAGCCTTGTTCCTGTAACGACCAAGGCACTGAATGCACCAGTGAAACTGGTAAATGTTTTTGTACAACTAAAGGTATTGTTGGTGATCACTGCGAGCGATGTGATGTTTCTAGTCTCTATAATGGAGATCCAACCAAGGGATCATGctttt ATGACCTGGTCATAGACTAtcaatttacatttaatttgagtaaaaaagaAGACCGACATTATcgagcaataaattttaaaaattcgccATCAAAACCTGATGTAGATGCTGAGTTTTCCATCACCTGTTCGGTACTTGCCAAGATgaatataacaataaaaaagggCAATAGTCCAGAAAAACCATTACTTCTCGGTGCCAATTGTACAACATACAAACATCGTTTTAGTAAGGCTGATTACAATTTTGGAAATGAAGATAATAATACACAGACAACATTTTACGTTTATGTCTACGATTTCCAACCACCATTATGGATTCAAATATCATTTTCCCAATATTCAAAACTAAACTTGCAGCAATTTTTCATCACATTTTCTAC AGATTACATGACACCGCACAGGTGCTTCCTTGCTTTGCTGTTGGTGGCTGCCGTTCtatggaaaataaaacaaaaatacgaCATGTACCGGAGACGTCAACGGTTACTAGTAGAGATGGAGCAGATGGCCAGCCGGGCTTTCAGTCAAGTTCTTGTGGAAATCGAAAGGCGAGATGTGCTGTCAGATACCGAACGTAATGACTTGGATGCATGCAATggtcaaaagaaaaaaaaa gaTGCACCCAGTCCGATTGCTTTAGAACCGTGCAATGGTAACAGAGCAGCAGTTTTGTCATTGCTAGTCAGACTACCAACCGGTGGTGAGGCATACACGCCATCAGGCCAAAGTGCTGGATTAGCAGTAGCATCAGCTCTAGTCACATTGGGTAGTCCACGAAGGCCTTCACAAGAATTATCAACAAAAGAGCCGAAAAAAACGCGTAAATCTGCCAGTCAACATCCCGATTCAACTTGTATTTAA
- the LOC130677561 gene encoding attractin-like protein 1 isoform X2, which produces MAEVMQMFLFLYKSKYRRKNISRYDNNSKLVSGIPCMFLWIVLLWVAVLWSTATASSSSSSSSSSSESTCDSNNCVNGNCVNGTCVCHDGWQGSACQYCSGKIRLTAPSGSIHDGAGNYTTDVKCSWLIESSKNSSIRMHIEEFATECGWDHLYIYDGDSVEAPLLGVFTGLMHKDGYHIRRVPEVIARSGSVFLHFYSDVAYNMSGFNITYKTNACPSRYSYIDCSGHGVCIEGVCTCDATWTGEACDSPVCPKNCSQHHNQGECDRERHQCICMPGFKGSDCSQRVERGYWETISYNDFSPEGSASHCSVVWRDSLYVVGGESFYKSKMIYVYDLNGNVWETPHIEGIRPLPRYAHSCVLFGDKIYMYGGVIENSTVTNELWAFDVSAKVWENVKVRHNCNNKTMCGPLKVAGHTANLIHSYDKSEKMVVIFGHSPQYGYLNIVQEYYFGTREWKIVETMGFPVKGGYGHSAAYDPLTNLIYVYGGYVSESQSTQSLTNRIYSYHPNYRVWRLLTSAPSARFFHTGVFINGGLMLVFGGNTHNDTIHSHGALCYSADTIAYDVTCDAWHHFPMPPEMSNLPRYGHTATVFEKSMYIYGGFDGQMLSDMLKYTPGSCVHLAPQTQSSCLISRTGTKCIWDKQRSECLQITDVSRDVLRNDDIHDGRYMQCIDDTQPRGMTSHKELCKLLTDCTACVQTSYNCVWCGKSCVYEMCRRTANAPPLAGITTLEECDAHTGVECLQLHTCHACSNNLNCIWSWSNGPDRCKPITKIRDINIMNGTIQAQAQRLSLDTCRSPCVEYTSCRNCTESDCIWCQNEHKCVDKNAYPASFPYGQCREWTTSDSRCRATETGREWCSFYSSCLSCRSDPGCGWCDDGSNTGKGKCIAGGARGPKTSNTDDTCPFDRWFFTKCPTCQCNGHSTCYPNTTECIKPCGNLTRGAHCDKCMTGYYGSPLNGATCQPCSCNDQGTECTSETGKCFCTTKGIVGDHCERCDVSSLYNGDPTKGSCFYDLVIDYQFTFNLSKKEDRHYRAINFKNSPSKPDVDAEFSITCSVLAKMNITIKKGNSPEKPLLLGANCTTYKHRFSKADYNFGNEDNNTQTTFYVYVYDFQPPLWIQISFSQYSKLNLQQFFITFSTCFLALLLVAAVLWKIKQKYDMYRRRQRLLVEMEQMASRAFSQVLVEIERRDVLSDTERNDLDACNGQKKKKDAPSPIALEPCNGNRAAVLSLLVRLPTGGEAYTPSGQSAGLAVASALVTLGSPRRPSQELSTKEPKKTRKSASQHPDSTCI; this is translated from the exons ATGGCAGAAGTCATGCAGATGTTTCTATTTCTATACAAATCTAAATATcgtcgaaaaaatatatcaagatatgataataatagtaaactGGTGTCTGGTATACCGTGTATGTTTTTATGGATAGTTTTATTGTGGGTCGCAGTGCTATGGAGTACAGCGACAGCATCAtcgtcttcttcttcatcCTCATCGTCATCAGAATCGACATGCGATTCAAACAATTGTGTCAACGGTAATTGTGTCAATGGTACCTGTGTATGTCACGATGGCTGGCAGGGATCCGCATGTCAGTACTGCAGTGGAAAAATCAG actgACAGCACCATCAGGAAGCATCCATGATGGAGCAGGGAATTACACGACAGATGTTAAGTGCTCGTGGTTGATAGAGAGCAGCAAAAATTCATCAATACGAATGCATATTGAAGAATTTGCAACAGAATGTGGATGGGATCATTTGTACATATATGATGGTGATAGCGTTGAGGCACCGCTACTTGGCGTATTTACCGGATTGATGCACAAGGATGGCTACCACATCCGGCGAGTTCCGGAAGTAATAGCACGATCTGGCAGCGTCTTCCTACATTTTTACTCAGACGTAGCTTATAATATGAGCGGATTTAATATTACGTATAAAACAAATGCTTGTCCTAGCag GTATTCGTATATAGATTGCTCTGGGCACGGTGTTTGTATTGAAGGAGTTTGTACTTGTGACGCAACGTGGACTGGCGAGGCCTGTGATTCCCCAGTTTGTCCTAAAAATTGTTCTCAGCATCATAATCAAGGTGAATGTGACCGGGAAAGACATCAATGTATTTGTATGCCAGGATTTAAag gttCAGACTGTAGCCAAAGAGTGGAACGTGGTTACTGGGAAACAATATCATACAATGACTTTTCACCTGAAGGCTCAGCAAGTCACTGCTCAGTGGTCTGGCGTGACTCATTGTACGTCGTCGGTGGTGAAAGCTTTTATAAATCCAAGATGATATACGTTTATGATTTAAATGGTAATGTTTGGGAGACACCACACATTGAAGGTATACGTCCATTACCGAGATACGCGCACTCATGTGTGTTATTtggtgataaaatttatatgtatggTGGTGTCATTGAAAACTCAACTGTAACAAATGAACTCTGGGCGTTTGATGTATCCGCAAAGGTATGGGAAAATGTTAAAGTGAGGCATAATTGCAACAACAAAACAATGTGCGGGCCATTGAAAGTTGCTGGTCATACTGCTAACCTTATTCACAGTTATGATAAGAGCGAAAAAATGGTCGTTATATTTGGTCACTCACCGCAGTACGGTTATCTAAACATTGTTCAAGAATATTACTTTGGTACACGGGAATGGAAAATAGTCGAGACAATGGGATTTCCTGTAAAAGGTGGATATGGGCATAGCGCAGCTTACGATCCCCTTACAAATCTCATTTATGTTTACGGAGGATATGTTTCGGAATCACAGAGCACACAAAGTTTGACCAATCGAATATATTCATATCATCCAAATTATCGTGTGTGGCGTCTTCTTACATCAGCACCATCCGCACGTTTTTTTCATACAGGTGTTTTTATAAATGGAGGATTGATGCTTGTATTTGGTGGCAATACTCACAATGATACGATACACTCACACGGAGCTTTATGTTATTCTGCTGATACAATAGCTTATGATGTTACGTGCGACGCATGGCATCACTTCCCAATGCCACCAGAAATGTCTAATCTACCGAGATACGGACACACTGCTACtgtatttgaaaaatcaatgTACATATACGGCGGTTTTGATGGTCAAATGCTGTCAGATATGTTGAAATATACACCCGGAAGTTGTGTACACTTGGCGCCTCAGACACAGAGTTCGTGTCTTATCTCAAGGACGGGTACTAAATGTATTTGGGATAAACAGAGAAGTGAATGCTTACAGATAACCGATGTATCACGTGATGTACTAAGGAATGATGACATTCATGATGGCAGATATATGCAGTGTATTGATGATACTCAGCCACGGGGAATGACATCACATAAAGAATTGTGTAAATTACTGACAGATTGCACAGCATGCGTACAGACTTCGTATAATTGCGTATGGTGTGGAAAAAGTTGTGTTTACGAAATGTGCAGACGTACTGCAAATGCACCGCCGCTTGCGGGTATAACGACTTTAGAGGAGTGTGACGCTCATACTGGGGTCGAATGTTTGCAGTTACACACGTGTCATGCATGCTCCAATAATCTTAATTGTATTTGGTCATGGTCCAATGGTCCAGATCGTTGTAAACCAATAACTAAAATacgtgatataaatataatgaatggAACAATACAGGCACAGGCGCAACGTTTGTCGTTGGATACTTGTAGAAGTCCTTGTGTTGAGTATACTTCTTGTAGAAATTGCACTGAATCAGATTGTATTTGGTGTCAAAATGAGCACAAGTGTGTCGATAAAAATGCTTACCCGGCAAGTTTTCCGTACGGTCAATGTCGAGAATGGACAACGAGTGACTCGAGATGCAGAGCTACCGAGACAGGACGTGAGTGGTGTAGCTTTTATTCATCGTGTCTGAGTTGCCGGTCTGATCCTGGCTGCGGATGGTGCGATGATGGATCGAATACGGGCAAAGGCAAGTGCATAGCTGGTGGCGCACGTGGTCCCAAAACGTCAAATACTGATGACACGTGTCCGTTTGACCGGTGGTTCTTTACCAAGTGCCCAACTTGCCAGTGCAATGGTCACAGTACATGCTATCCAAATACCACAGAGTGTATTAAGCCCTGTGGGAATTTAACTCGAGGAGCACATTGTGATAAATGTATGACTGGTTACTACGGAAGTCCGCTCAATGGCGCAACTTGCCAGCCTTGTTCCTGTAACGACCAAGGCACTGAATGCACCAGTGAAACTGGTAAATGTTTTTGTACAACTAAAGGTATTGTTGGTGATCACTGCGAGCGATGTGATGTTTCTAGTCTCTATAATGGAGATCCAACCAAGGGATCATGctttt ATGACCTGGTCATAGACTAtcaatttacatttaatttgagtaaaaaagaAGACCGACATTATcgagcaataaattttaaaaattcgccATCAAAACCTGATGTAGATGCTGAGTTTTCCATCACCTGTTCGGTACTTGCCAAGATgaatataacaataaaaaagggCAATAGTCCAGAAAAACCATTACTTCTCGGTGCCAATTGTACAACATACAAACATCGTTTTAGTAAGGCTGATTACAATTTTGGAAATGAAGATAATAATACACAGACAACATTTTACGTTTATGTCTACGATTTCCAACCACCATTATGGATTCAAATATCATTTTCCCAATATTCAAAACTAAACTTGCAGCAATTTTTCATCACATTTTCTAC GTGCTTCCTTGCTTTGCTGTTGGTGGCTGCCGTTCtatggaaaataaaacaaaaatacgaCATGTACCGGAGACGTCAACGGTTACTAGTAGAGATGGAGCAGATGGCCAGCCGGGCTTTCAGTCAAGTTCTTGTGGAAATCGAAAGGCGAGATGTGCTGTCAGATACCGAACGTAATGACTTGGATGCATGCAATggtcaaaagaaaaaaaaa gaTGCACCCAGTCCGATTGCTTTAGAACCGTGCAATGGTAACAGAGCAGCAGTTTTGTCATTGCTAGTCAGACTACCAACCGGTGGTGAGGCATACACGCCATCAGGCCAAAGTGCTGGATTAGCAGTAGCATCAGCTCTAGTCACATTGGGTAGTCCACGAAGGCCTTCACAAGAATTATCAACAAAAGAGCCGAAAAAAACGCGTAAATCTGCCAGTCAACATCCCGATTCAACTTGTATTTAA